Below is a window of Cytobacillus firmus DNA.
GGATATTACATTATTGGGAAATCAGGGTACTAACTATCTTTTTGAATATTCGCCTGAGATTCTGGAGGCTTTTGATAATAAGCATCCAAACCGCGATTATTTTGTTAAGTTTAATTGTCCTGAGTTTACGAGCCTTTGTCCGAAAACAGGCCAGCCGGATTTTGCGACCATCTATATCAGCTATATTCCGGATCAAAAGATGGTAGAGAGCAAGTCGTTAAAGCTATATCTTTTCAGCTTCAGAAATCATGGCGATTTCCATGAGGATTGCATGAACATCATTATGAATGATCTTATCGAATTAATGGATCCCCGCTATATTGAGGTTTGGGGCAAGTTCACTCCGCGTGGAGGAATCTCCATCGATCCTTATTGCAACTACGGAAAGCCGGGGACGAAATATGAAAAAATGGCAGATTA
It encodes the following:
- the queF gene encoding preQ(1) synthase, with protein sequence MSGRKDEELTDITLLGNQGTNYLFEYSPEILEAFDNKHPNRDYFVKFNCPEFTSLCPKTGQPDFATIYISYIPDQKMVESKSLKLYLFSFRNHGDFHEDCMNIIMNDLIELMDPRYIEVWGKFTPRGGISIDPYCNYGKPGTKYEKMADYRLMNHDLYPETIDNR